The Streptomyces sp. V3I7 genome segment CCTCGCCGGATGCTGTACGCCCGTACCACCCGACCAGGTCGCCGGCTTCGCCGTACGCGGGGGAGTGGTGACCGTGCACCGCGCGGAGTGCGCCGCGGTCGCGCGCATGCGTACCGGAGGGCGTGCGGAGGTCGGCGTGCGCTGGGGGCAGACCGCCGCGTGCCGGGTCACACTCACCGCCGAATCGTTCGGCCGCCCGCACCTGCTCGCCGACCTCACCGAGGCGATGGCCCTGGAAGGCGCCGAGATCATCTCCGCGACCGTCGCACCGCCCACCGAACAGCGCGTCCGCCACACCTACACGCTCCAACTCCCCGACGCCGCCCAGCTCCCGGCCCTGATGCGGGCGATGCGCGACGTACCGGGCGTGTACGACGTGGCGCGGGCCCAGCACCAGGCTCCGGCGTCCTGAGGGACGCATCCGGCACAACCCGATCGGGTGGGATGGGCGCGCGTCGGCGCCACGGGACGTGCGCGCGCTGGTAGCCGTGGTCCATGCTGCTCACCTCCCGCGTCCGGCCGCTCCGGCCGAGCACCCGCTCCTCCCGACGCCGTGCGGCCGCTCTCCTCGCCTCCGCCGTCACCGTCTGCCTCGTCGCCGCGAGTGCCCCCGCCGCCCCGCTGGGCGTCGGCGACCGGATCTTCCCGTATCTGGGCAACCCCGGGTACGACGTCGCGTCGTACGACCTCTCCCTCACCTACCCGGGCACCAACGACAAGCCGCTCAAGGCCATCACCACCATCGACGCCTGGACGACGGCTTCCCTGGGCCGCTTCAACCTCGACTTCGCGCACGGCAAGGTCGATTCCATCGAGGTGGACGGCCGGCCGGCTTCGTTCACCAGCGCGGGCGACGACCTGGTCGTCACCCCCCGGATGCGGCTGCCCCAGGGCAGCTGGATGCGGATCGTCGTCCGGCACACCAGCGACCCGCGGCCCGTCAAGGACCGCGACGGCGGCTGGGTGCAGACCTCGGACGGCCTCGCCATGGCCAACCAGGCCGACGCCGCGCACCTGGTGTTCCCGTGCAACGACCACCCCTCCGACAAGGCGATGTTCACCTTCCGGATCACCGCCCCCAACAAGGACACGGCCGTCGCCAACGGCCTGCCGGCCGGGGTCGAGAAGGTCGGCGGCTCGACCACCTGGACGTACCGCACCCAGCACCCCATGGCCACCGAACTCGCCCAGGTGTCCATCGGCCGCTCCACCGTGCTGCACCGCGACGGACCGCACGGCCTGCCCGTGCGCGACGTCGTGCCCGCGCACGACAAGAAGGCCCTCGAACCCTGGCTGGCGAAGACCCCCGACCAGATCTCCTGGATGGAGAGCAAGGTCGGCGCCTACCCCTTCGAGACGTACGGCCTGCTCATGGCCCAGGCCACCACCGGCTTCGAGCTCGAGACGCAGACCCTTTCCCTCTTCGAGAAGGAGCTGTTCACCGAGCCCGCCTACCCCAAGTGGTACGTCGAGTCGATCATGGTGCACGAGCTGTCCCACCAGTGGTTCGGCGACAGCGTCAGCCCCGCCAGCTGGTCCGACGTCTGGCTGAACGAGGGGCACGCCACCTGGTACGAGTCCCTCTACGCCGAGGAGAAGGCGAAGAAGCCCATGGTCGACCGGATGAAGGCGGCCTACACCGCCTCCGACGGCTGGCGCGCCTCCGGCGGACCGCCCGCCGCCCCCAAGCCGCCCAAGCCGGGCCAGAAGATCAGCATCTTCCGGCCGAACATCTACGACGGCGCCGCACTCGCCCTGTACGCCCTGCGCCAGGAGATCGGCCGCGAGTTCTTCGAACGGCTGGAGCGCCTCTGGGTCCGGGCACACCGGGACGGCACCGCGACCACCGCCGACTTCGTCCGCCTCGCCTCGGCTGTCGCCGGCCGCGACCTGAGCGGATTCCTGAAGGCGTGGCTGTACGACGCGAAGACCCCGCCCATGCCTGGGCACCCGGACTGGAAGTCCACCCCGCCGCCGTCGAAGAAGGCCCGCGGATGGCCCGGGAAGCCGGGCGTGGGTGAGGCGGACCGCCGGACACCGCGAGTGAGGCGAGCCGCCGGATAACACGGTGACGGGACGTGCCGGACCGTGCGACCATTTTCAGGTCGGTGAAAGCCGACGGCTCAGGCCGGCTTCCGGGGCGGCGGCCCCACGGGACCCGGGAATCTCCCGGGCTACTCGGACGTTGTCCGTAATGGCGGCGATTCCCGGTCGCCGTCACCGGAACCCCATCGACGTAAGGATCCAATGACCTCCTCTTCTTCCTCTTCCCAGGACACCAAGCGCAACGCGCACTCCTACCCCGAGGGTCTTCGGGCCGATGCCCTGATGGAAGAGGACGTCGCCTGGAGCCACGAGATCGACGGAGAGCGGGACGGCGACCAGTTCGACCGCTCCGAGCGCGCGGCCCTGCGCCGCGTGGCCGGCCTCTCCACCGAACTCGAGGACGTCACCGAGGTCGAGTACCGCCAGCTCCGCCTGGAGCGGGTCGTGCTCGTCGGTGTGTGGACCACGGGGACCGCGCAGGACGCCGATAACTCCCTCGCGGAGCTCGCCGCCCTCGCCGAGACCGCGGGCGCGGTCGTGCTCGACGGTGTGATCCAGCGCCGCGACAAGCCCGACGCGGCCACCTACATCGGCTCCGGCAAGGCCCTGGAGCTGCGCGACGTCGTCATCGAGACGGGCGCCGACACCGTCATCTGCGACGGTGAGCTCAGCCCGGGTCAGCTGATCCAGCTCGAGGACGTCGTCAAGGTCAAGGTCATCGACCGTACGGCCCTGATCCTGGACATCTTCGCCCAGCACGCCAAGTCCCGTGAGGGCAAGGCGCAGGTCGCGCTCGCGCAGATGCAGTACATGCTGCCGAGGCTCCGCGGCTGGGGCCAGTCGCTGTCCCGGCAGATGGGTGGTGGCCGCGGTGGCCTCGCCACGCGTGGTCCCGGTGAGACCAAGATCGAGACGGACCGGCGCCGGATCCGCGAGAAGATGGCGAAGATGCGCCGGGAGATCGCGGACATGAAGACCGGCCGCGAGGTCAAGCGCCAGGAGCGCCGCCGCAACAAGGTGCCCTCCGTGGCCATCGCGGGCTACACCAACGCCGGCAAGTCCTCCCTGCTCAACCGCCTCACGGGCGCGGGTGTGCTGGTCGAGAACGCCCTGTTCGCGACCCTCGACCCGACCGTCCGCCGCGCGGAGACGCCGAGCGGCCGGCTGTACACGCTGGCCGACACCGTCGGCTTCGTACGGCACCTGCCGCACCACCTGGTCGAGGCGTTCCGCTCCACCATGGAGGAGGTCGGCGACTCCGACCTGATCCTGCACGTGGTGGACGGCTCGCACCCGGCGCCGGAGGAGCAGCTGGCCGCCGTGCGCGAGGTGATCCGGGATGTCGGCGCCACCGCCGTGCCCGAGATCGTCATCATCAACAAGGCCGACGCGGCCGACCCGCTGGTGCTCCAGCGGCTGCTGCGGATCGAGAAGCGCTCCATCGCCGTCTCGGCCCGCACCGGCCAGGGCATCGACGAGCTGCTCGAACTCATCGACAACGACCTTCCCCGGCCGTCCGTCGAGGTCGAGGCGCTCGTGCCGTACACCCACGGCAAGCTGGTCGCCCGTGCCCACACCGAGGGCGAGGTGATCTCCGAGGAGCACACCGCGGAGGGCACGCTGCTCAAGGTGCGGGTGCACGCGGAGCTCGCGGCGGAACTGGCGCCGTACTCGCCCGCTTCGGCGCGCTGACCCCAGCCAGGCCAGGGGTAGTAGTCCCGAAGGCCCGTTCCGCTCGGAGATGAGCGGGGCGGGCCTTCGGCATGCGTGCGGGCAGGGGGGGCAGCGGCGTGCCGATGACGGCAGCAGTGCGCTGATGACGGCAGCAGTGTGCTGATGACGGCAGCAGTGTGCTGATGACGGCAGTGTGCCGGGGACAGCGGCGGCGTGTGGACGGCAACAGGATCTTGCGGCAACCCGTAACCCGGTGGCCCGCCCGGTGTTGTAGCGGTGAGGGGGTCGGCTGCCTGCGCACGGCCCCTTGTTGCGGAAGTCCCGCATCAACTCGCCTGTGAACAGCGGGAGGACAACAACGGTGGCCGTGACCGACTCCATGGCTGGCGGGCCGTCGGGGAGAACCCGCGCCCCCCAACGAGGGCATCCTGAGACGTCAGTCCGGACGCGAGTCCGCGGCGCGCACCTACACGCGGGCCCTGCCCATCGTGCCGGTCCGGGCCCGAGGACTGACCATCGAGGGCGCCGACGGCCGCCGCTACCTCGACTGCCTCTCCGGCGCCGGAACGCTCGCCCTCGGCCACAACCACCCCGTCGTCCTCGACGCCATCCGTACGGTCCTCGACTCGGGTGCCCCCCTCTCCGCCCTCGACCTGGCGACCCCCGTCAGGGACGCCTTCGTCACCGAGCTGTTCCGCACCCTCCCGCCCGGCCTCGCCGACCGCGCCCGCGTCCAGTTCTGCGGACCGGCCGACACGGACGCCGTCGAGGCCGCGCTCACCCTGGTCCGGGGCGCGACCGGGCGCAGCGGGATCCTGTCCTTCACCGGTGCCGACAAGGACCTGGCGGTCGGAGGGGCGGGGGCGCCTGCTGACGGTTGCGAGGCAGGGGGAGCCGATCCTGCCCACGCTCACCCCCGCTACGTACGGTGCCCCTTCGCCGTCGACAGTCCCGACGACGTCGAACTGTCCCTCCGCTGGGCCGAGTCGGTTCTCGGCGACCCCCGGTCCGGGCGCCCCCATCACGCCGGGGTGATCCTCGAACCGGTCCAGGGCGACGGCGAGGTGAGCCTCGCCTCGGACGACTGGCTGCGCCGCATGCGGAAGCTCACGGAGGAACGGTCCGTCCCGTTGATCGCCGACGAGAGCCACACCGGCGTCGGACGAACCGGCGCCTTCTGGGCGGTGGAGCACAGCGGCATCACCCCCGACGTGATGATCCTGTCCAAGGCCATCGGCGGCAGCCTCCCCCTGGCCGTCCTCGTCTACCGCGACGACCTCGACGGCTGGGAACCCGGTGCCCCTGCCGACACCTTCCGCGGCAACCAGCTCGCCATGGCCGCCGGCACGGCCACCCTCGCCCACGTCCGCGAGAACGGCCTCACCGAACGCGCGGCCGCCCTCGGCACCCGCATGCTGGCTCAGCTGCTGGAGCTCAAGCGGGAGTTCGCATGCGTGGGTGACGTGAGGGGACGCGGGCTGATGATCGGCGTCGAGCTGGTGGACCCGGAGGGCGAGGTGGCGCGGGCGGCTGGGAAGGTGGTTCACGGCCGTCGCGGAGTGACAGCAGCAGGTGAGCGGGGCGCCGAACCCGTCGGGCATACGACCCGGCCGGGCCGCACCCGCCTACGAGGCCCCTCCGCACCCGAACTCGCCGCCGCTGTCCAGCGCGAGTGCCTGAGGCGCGGTCTCATCGTGGAGTTGAGCGGCCGCCACTCGACGGTCGTACGGCTCCTTCCCCCGCTCACCATCAGCGACGAACAGTCCGCTGCGGTCCTCGACCGGCTGGCGGACGCCGTGGCCGCGGTCGCCCGCGGACACGGGAGCACAGCTCGCAGTGGCCTGCGGTGAGGCGAGGGCCAGGCCGGTCGGCCGGAACAGGACATCTGCCCGCAGCCCCATGCCGGCGTCGCGAAGACCTCAACACCCCATGCCCCGAAGGTCCCGAACCCTCCGAGGAACAGTTGTGAACCCCACCACCACACCCGACGGCCGCCCCCACGCTGCCGCCACGGCCGAGTCGGTACCCGAGCAGCAGCCCCGGAACCCGGAAGCGCAGGAAGCGCAGGAAGCGCACGGCAACACCGCCACTGACCCCCTCCAGCACCCCGACCCCTCAACGGCCGCCCAGGCCGCAGCTGTCGAGAACCTGCTCCGCTGCTGGGTAGGGGAGACCGGCCTCACCGCGCCCGAGGCGGACGCCCTCCGCATCCCGCTCCCCGCCACCAGCACGACCCTGATCGTGCCGGTCCGCTACTGGTCCCCAACGGGCTGGCACCGCTTCGGACTACCCCGCCTGGACCATGCAGCCGACGACGCCCCGCCGCTCGACGCCGTCACCCTCGCGGCTCTGCTCACCAGGGAAACGCCCCGCGAGAGCGCCGCAGACGGTGTCCCCGTGCCGCCAGGCGACGGTGGCGACCTCGTCGCCAGGGTCGCGGACTCCCTCCGCCGCACCACCTCCTTCCTCAACGATCGACGCGAACGTCCCGCCGACGGCCCCGACCTCTTCCTCACCGCCGAACAGGCACTCCTGCTCGGCCACCCCCTGCACCCCACTCCGAAGAGTCGCGAAGGCGTTTCCGAGGCCGAAGCCCGCCTGTACTCACCTGAGTTGCGCGGCTCCTTCCCTCTGCACTGGATGGCTGTCGCCCCCTCCGTGCTCGCGACCGACTCCGCCTGGACCGACCGCGGCCGCCCCGTCCCGGCGGAGCACCTCACGGCTCAGCTCGCCGGAACCGGGCTGCCGTTGCCCGACGGCTTCGCCGCCCTGCCCCTGCACCCCTGGCAGGCCCGCGAGGTCCGGCACCGCGACGAGACCGCGGCTCTCCTCGACGCCGGGCTGCTCCAGGACCTCGGACCCTCAGGCACTCCGTGGCATCCCACCTCCTCCGTACGAACCGTTCATCAGTCCGGCGCGCCCGCGATGCTCAAGCTCTCGCTGG includes the following:
- a CDS encoding M1 family metallopeptidase produces the protein MLLTSRVRPLRPSTRSSRRRAAALLASAVTVCLVAASAPAAPLGVGDRIFPYLGNPGYDVASYDLSLTYPGTNDKPLKAITTIDAWTTASLGRFNLDFAHGKVDSIEVDGRPASFTSAGDDLVVTPRMRLPQGSWMRIVVRHTSDPRPVKDRDGGWVQTSDGLAMANQADAAHLVFPCNDHPSDKAMFTFRITAPNKDTAVANGLPAGVEKVGGSTTWTYRTQHPMATELAQVSIGRSTVLHRDGPHGLPVRDVVPAHDKKALEPWLAKTPDQISWMESKVGAYPFETYGLLMAQATTGFELETQTLSLFEKELFTEPAYPKWYVESIMVHELSHQWFGDSVSPASWSDVWLNEGHATWYESLYAEEKAKKPMVDRMKAAYTASDGWRASGGPPAAPKPPKPGQKISIFRPNIYDGAALALYALRQEIGREFFERLERLWVRAHRDGTATTADFVRLASAVAGRDLSGFLKAWLYDAKTPPMPGHPDWKSTPPPSKKARGWPGKPGVGEADRRTPRVRRAAG
- the hflX gene encoding GTPase HflX, giving the protein MTSSSSSSQDTKRNAHSYPEGLRADALMEEDVAWSHEIDGERDGDQFDRSERAALRRVAGLSTELEDVTEVEYRQLRLERVVLVGVWTTGTAQDADNSLAELAALAETAGAVVLDGVIQRRDKPDAATYIGSGKALELRDVVIETGADTVICDGELSPGQLIQLEDVVKVKVIDRTALILDIFAQHAKSREGKAQVALAQMQYMLPRLRGWGQSLSRQMGGGRGGLATRGPGETKIETDRRRIREKMAKMRREIADMKTGREVKRQERRRNKVPSVAIAGYTNAGKSSLLNRLTGAGVLVENALFATLDPTVRRAETPSGRLYTLADTVGFVRHLPHHLVEAFRSTMEEVGDSDLILHVVDGSHPAPEEQLAAVREVIRDVGATAVPEIVIINKADAADPLVLQRLLRIEKRSIAVSARTGQGIDELLELIDNDLPRPSVEVEALVPYTHGKLVARAHTEGEVISEEHTAEGTLLKVRVHAELAAELAPYSPASAR
- a CDS encoding aminotransferase class III-fold pyridoxal phosphate-dependent enzyme, coding for MAGRRGEPAPPNEGILRRQSGRESAARTYTRALPIVPVRARGLTIEGADGRRYLDCLSGAGTLALGHNHPVVLDAIRTVLDSGAPLSALDLATPVRDAFVTELFRTLPPGLADRARVQFCGPADTDAVEAALTLVRGATGRSGILSFTGADKDLAVGGAGAPADGCEAGGADPAHAHPRYVRCPFAVDSPDDVELSLRWAESVLGDPRSGRPHHAGVILEPVQGDGEVSLASDDWLRRMRKLTEERSVPLIADESHTGVGRTGAFWAVEHSGITPDVMILSKAIGGSLPLAVLVYRDDLDGWEPGAPADTFRGNQLAMAAGTATLAHVRENGLTERAAALGTRMLAQLLELKREFACVGDVRGRGLMIGVELVDPEGEVARAAGKVVHGRRGVTAAGERGAEPVGHTTRPGRTRLRGPSAPELAAAVQRECLRRGLIVELSGRHSTVVRLLPPLTISDEQSAAVLDRLADAVAAVARGHGSTARSGLR
- a CDS encoding IucA/IucC family siderophore biosynthesis protein, yielding MNPTTTPDGRPHAAATAESVPEQQPRNPEAQEAQEAHGNTATDPLQHPDPSTAAQAAAVENLLRCWVGETGLTAPEADALRIPLPATSTTLIVPVRYWSPTGWHRFGLPRLDHAADDAPPLDAVTLAALLTRETPRESAADGVPVPPGDGGDLVARVADSLRRTTSFLNDRRERPADGPDLFLTAEQALLLGHPLHPTPKSREGVSEAEARLYSPELRGSFPLHWMAVAPSVLATDSAWTDRGRPVPAEHLTAQLAGTGLPLPDGFAALPLHPWQAREVRHRDETAALLDAGLLQDLGPSGTPWHPTSSVRTVHQSGAPAMLKLSLALRITNSRRENLRKELHRGVEVHRLLRSGLSKEWQTAHPTFDIVRDPAWLAVDGPNGLPLPGLDVVIRHNPFLPSDDVSCVAGLVSPRPLAPASAGDPAPPVSMGTPPFRSRLAHVVTQLAERTGRSRAAVATEWFLRYLEHVVRPVLWLDGEAGIALEAHQQNTLVLLDRDGWPVGGRYRDNQGYYFRESRRAELDARLPGIGERSDTFVSDEVTDERFAYYLAINNVLGLIGAFGSQYLADEHLLLAAFRGFLTRVASGPAPLRTSLPARLLDSPVLRCKANLLTRLHGLDELVGPVDTQSVYVTIANPLRS